The Drosophila biarmipes strain raj3 chromosome X, RU_DBia_V1.1, whole genome shotgun sequence genome includes the window TATCTTTGGCAAAAATCTTGGTATTACCAAGAGATATTATATACTGCTTTCCATTTGTAGTTACATGTTTAGCTCTCATCCCAATTATTTCGGAGTTTCCAATCACCTAACTATTGAATTTCTTAAATTGAACCTACAATATGAATTTAGATCCTACAGAGATCGAAACGAAAGCCAAAAACCCATTATTATCTGACAGATCTCAAAGTATATACTATCAACCAAAGCTCCTTTAGAGGAATAAACCTTTAAAACAATCCCTGGTATTACTTCCCAATAAAACCCCCCAAGATCATACTTTTTCGTAACATCCAACTACCTTCCACTGCTGTGATAATCCCTAATTATAATTCCCGATTAGTTTCTTGTTAAACAGCGCTTCGATCAAGTAGTTGAAACGCCGGCATCAAGTAATTCCCGCTTATCTAGCAGCATAGGTCGCGCTCGCACTTGATTTATGTGCCAAACACTTGATTTTCTGCGAGTGTAATCTTATCTGGAGTGGCTAAGCTCTTGGGACTGTCTCCGTCTCAGGCGCTGCCTGGATTTATCACCACCCTACACAAGTTTTCGGCGAACCAGCTAGCCTAACGGGGTTTTAATAGGTCGGGTGTGAATGAACTTAAGTCCAAAATAGAAGTTAAATTGGCAAGAAAGTTTGCTAGAATATATAAGATCAGGTCGAATGTTTAGCAAACACTAATTCAATTAGTTGAGAACATTGAAAAAGCAACGAAAGTGGCAGGCTCACCTTTAAAAATACCCGAAACAAAGGGAACAGAACAAAGAATCGCAAGGAAAGTGCTCGGCAGAAGAAAGAAGAGATAAGTCTCGCCAGGTGCTAATTTGCACAAATCAGTCGAACACCTTTGGAGACCAGAAATACAGGCACACTCTTAAATCAGAAGCTAATCGTTCGCAGCTTTTATACAACAGATCGGGCCAAAGTCCaggtttatttacatttacaaGCCTAATGTGTGATTTCATTATGGGGGAATAGGTGCCCCATTAATCAGAAAATATGTTTCGTATTTGCCATAAATCAAAACCATATTTGTGTGGCACTCACACACCGTCCTCCACTATCTTCCGccggcaaattgtcagttttAATTCATTCTAAATTCGCATGTTGCCAGCAATTGCTACGCAATAGCCATATGGCCATACTATACTATGCTGGATCTGTGCGACTTTACGAGCGTCTGAAAATCCAGCCCATAAACGCCCCAAAATTGGCGGCAATGAACGGCTCCGTCTGTTGCGGTTTTTTATTGATCCCTCTCACGGGGTTATATAACCCCGGCCCGGCGGTGACCTTTGCCTTGGCACGATTCCGGCGGCGGTTCTTGGGGCTCCGCGTACGTCTGGGAAGTGCTTTATGGTCTAAAAACAGAATTTTCACGACTCGCGTCTGATAATGCGATTTAATCGCGGGGCTTTATAAACGCCCGTCCGGACTTGAAAGAGTTTATTCGTGCTCGGTGTTAATTGATTGCGATTTAATGTGCAATTACCGGCGGAGTGCGAAGAGGAAGCGGCTCTGGGGGCCCTGGGTACTGGGGTATTGTAAACCAATTTTGAACCTTTCACGTCTATGGGTTGCTTTTATATTATCACCCAAGAAGATAATAAGAGTCCCCTTAGGGCCTAAAGATACCTAGTATTTCCTGTTGGATTatcattgaaattgaaacatATTCCCTTCCTCAtatgaaatcaatttaattcgaattggTATTATCTcggaaatgtattattttcaaCTAAAATTGCTTTAAAGTACTTTATTTCTTGCTAATTTTAAATGCCCTACCAATAAGAAGCACAAAATTGCCAGTTGGAAAACCGCAAGCCCAATCAGCCGTGCGACAAGGACGGATAGCTGCCTGTTCGGCTCAAGAAAAACCCCCAACTTTGAAAAAGCCCGTTCAGCACGCGAATCTGTCACCTTAATTATTCCACTTGCACTtgaaagcaaaagcaaaacacaaataaacaataacaaatgACTTAATGCGCACAATTACTAATTAAGAAGCGCACTTACACTCGCTCCGTCCCCCTCGCACAGAGTGCATTCGCCAGGCGTTGGAAAGGGACGGACATAAGCCTGTGTAGTGTAGGTGTTAGGGAAAGcagacttttattttttatattatatattcgTTATTCCCCAGTTTTTGACTGATGCACCCTCAGGGGAAGGGAGGGCTAGAACTGCATTTCAAGTTCAAAGTGGAATTCTAAATGGGCAGTTGGAAAAAATAGCAATTGCCAAATGACATTTAATCGCTGGAGCGTGCCCCTTTCAATAAAGGACAATCGATCTAATCATATATTAGACCCTTCGACCCCCAACCGCAATAGGCAAATATCAGCTGCAATCAAGAGTAATTGAAAACTTTGTAGCCCGATTGCATTTCTAAGCACTTCAGGCAATAAATTGTTAGTCACTCAAGGATGGGCCAGAAAAGTACAGTTTGCGAAAGTGGAAAGGGTCACACTAAGAAAAACCGTGTGACCCTAAAACTATTTTCTAACCTAAAAAATATAGGAAGAAATAGAATTATGTCTCCTTATTTTCGATATATTAACAATCCATTGAGAAAGTTTAAGCTTAATATGAAATGTTATTGATTTTTAGAGGGTTCTCCGCCCCTAAATTACTATATAGTGCCTAGAACTAGCTGCTTTCAAGATCAATGATCTCGGGAGTGCAGTCTCCAACGACTGATAATGCAATCGGCCTTTCGCATTACTCGTCTCGCCGTGTAGGACTGAAATCGGAAGCAAATAGCAACAGTGTTTGACGGCGGTGGTACGATGGCCATAAGGAGGGGGTGGCCTGGGTGGTGCTTGGCTTCGTGGAGAGCAAGGCTAATGGCTGTAGTGCTCTGGTGGCACAGTGACACACTGGCATTAGTAGTTGAGAACCAGTTGGGCCGCTGTGTGTGGAAAAATCTACAGCTGTTTATCAATTCGAGTGGCACACAGATACTCGAGCACACACACTCCGAGGGGGAGATGGAGGGCGAGAGGGAGAGGGACAGGGACAGAGATAGAGAGCCCACACGAGATACCAGATTGTAAATGAAAACGCCGGCTCAAGGTCACCCCCCGCCTGTTACAACAATGCAGCGCCCACCCCCCGCGCGGCCCGGTATTTGCAtaagtgaaatattttcattagCATTATTTACATACGGGGaattaagtatttattataataaacaacGGGCAGTGGGGAAACGAGTTACCCAGTCAACAAACATCCGTCACCCATCACCACCCCCTTATCTCGATTCTTATTCTCACTCACAGGCcccagtttttgttttttgttttcttttctaaCGGATCATCAAAATGCAAGGCGGGTTTGGAAAAATAATAGGGAGGAGGTCGGAGCTTGCGTTTGGAAACTTAATAAGCACAATGATTCCATTCATTTGAATACTCGCTTACATAAGCAAGGGTACAGTTCCGAAAAGCATAATGAATATTCAGATATTACAATGTTTCATACGGGTTTTTCTCGCTTAAATTGGATATACAGaggttattttaaaatatcagcTTCCATTACTTTCATTTTAACAAGTTTTTCCCCCACAAGCGTGTTAAGCTAGTTGTAAATCAatctaaattaatatttaagcaAAATAAATGGTTCTCTGCTGACTTGGAAACTGAAAGTGTTCCATAACTCGAGTTAATGTATGGCTAGCTATAGTTTAAAGGGgctaaaaagtattaaataaatttggttTAATATATGAATACCAGTAATAATATATCACTTCATGATGATCTCTTGATGGGTTGCCTTCGGGCTTACAGACATACGTTAACGAGTTTTGGACCTGATATAGGGGGTTGCTGATGGGGAGATGTGAACTCTCAAACGGAACCCCAATCGCAGGCCCAGTCAATTGCCgtcaattatatttaatgcGGGGGTATCGCATGCTAAGTGAGCGACGAGGTTACCCCTTTAAAATTAACCCCCAGCGACAGCTAATGGGCATAGACTAACCCCCGTTGTTGTTTTCTATTGCCACCATTACAGAGCTGCCCGTTTGGAACTACGATGGCAGCTCGTGCTACCAGGCCGAGGGCTCCAACTCGGACACCTACCTGTACCCGGTGGCCATCTACAAGGACCCCTTCCGCCGCGGCAACAACATCCTGGTGATGTGCGACACCTACAAGTTCGACGGCACCCCCACGGACACCAACAAGCGCAAGACCTGCCTGGAGGTGGCCAACAAGTGCGCCGCCGAGGAGCCCTGGTTCGGCATCGAGCAGGAGTACACCTTCCTCGACTTCGACGGCCATCCGCTGGGCTGGCCAAAGAACGGCTTCCCCGGACCCCAGGGACCCTACTACTGCGGCGTTGGCGCCAACAAGGTGGGTCCCACAACatgatatcatttttatactACCTTGGAGGAtttctaaaactaaaataatttgtatatttaaatatgaaagtagttcatttttatttgtctaATTTACTGTGGTCAGAAAGTGCCTTGCGCTTTTATAGAACTAAATTTTGACTATTTTTTAAACCCATGGGGCGTATACGTAACTTTCCCTTTTTGATATCATTTTTGAAGACttttaaaaccaataaattcgagtaaaatgattatttttctttttataggTATCGAACATAGAAAGGTATTATTTTGTTGTCAAAATATCGATTTTAGTATTAAgatttccttaaaaattaaaaaaaagaggataggacaaatttacttttacttatAGGAAGTCTTaaagaatttcaaatattatttttttatagtactttttaaaaatgagagTAGGATAATctaattttgtttgttaagaatttcaaatttcccataaaatatgtttataaatatctcTTGACTCACCCTACTTTTCCAGGTCTACGCCCGCGACATTGTGGATGCCCACTACCGTGCCTGCCTGTACGCCGGCATCAAGGTGTCCGGCACCAATGCCGAGGTGATGCCCGCCCAGTGGGAGTTCCAGGTGGGACCCTGCGAGGGCATCTCCATTGGCGATGACCTCTGGATGGCCCGCTTCCTCTTGCACCGCATCTCCGAGGAGTTTGGCGTGAGTTAACAGTGATTTCTTGGTTACTTTTTAAGCATAACTTATGGGAAAACCATTCGCCAACACACACAGATTGTGTCCACTTTGGATCCCAAGCCGATGCCCGGCGACTGGAACGGCGCTGGTGCCCACACCAACGTGTCCACGAAGGCGATGCGCGAGGATGGCGGCATCCGGGACATCGAGAAGGCGGTGGCCAAGCTGTCCAAGTGCCACGAGCGCCACATCCGGGCCTACGACCCCAAGCAGGGCCAGGACAACGCCCGCCGTCTGACCGGCAAGCACGAGACGAGCTCCATCAACGACTTCAGCGCCGGAGTGGCCAACCGCGGCTGCAGCATACGCATTCCCCGTGGCGTCAACGACGACGGCAAGGGCTACTTCGAGGATCGCCGCCCCAGCTCCAACTGCGATCCGTACTCCGTGGTGGAGGCCATCTTGCGCACCATCTGCCTGGACGAATAGGAGGCTTCAAGGGCACAGACCTCCAGAGTTGTTATCGATTTATAGATTGTTGTTAAACCACCTTCGATCCACTGACCCACGAACATCCGGACTCCTGAACACCGAAAGCGAAGTTATATGCATACCGTAGGCTTAGTTTTTACCCAACGTATTTTCGAAAACCCAGAACTAGAATCCTAAGGCAGCCCATTTTGCTGATA containing:
- the LOC108023576 gene encoding glutamine synthetase 2 cytoplasmic, translating into MSARILEDSPNARINKTILDRYLSLPLQENIVQATYVWIDGTGEDLRCKDRTLDFIPQSPKELPVWNYDGSSCYQAEGSNSDTYLYPVAIYKDPFRRGNNILVMCDTYKFDGTPTDTNKRKTCLEVANKCAAEEPWFGIEQEYTFLDFDGHPLGWPKNGFPGPQGPYYCGVGANKVYARDIVDAHYRACLYAGIKVSGTNAEVMPAQWEFQVGPCEGISIGDDLWMARFLLHRISEEFGIVSTLDPKPMPGDWNGAGAHTNVSTKAMREDGGIRDIEKAVAKLSKCHERHIRAYDPKQGQDNARRLTGKHETSSINDFSAGVANRGCSIRIPRGVNDDGKGYFEDRRPSSNCDPYSVVEAILRTICLDE